A window of the Agromyces mariniharenae genome harbors these coding sequences:
- a CDS encoding glutathione synthase, translating to MRLAFLVNDVDIEVDEYGTTRLARAAARAGHETWYVGVGDVEFGSSDGLFAARARAARWTSDDTLASFMEGIKARDAERIVMDDLDAIFLRNESIDDLQERPWASPMGVVFGQMLAGRGVTVVNDPNTLHRATSKLYLEEFPETIRPRSLVTRDPEAIERFVDEVGHCVVKPLYGQKGRNVFMIEGPGETNLAQMTEAVLQDGYAIIQEFIDGAEDGDARIFLLEGRLLERDGKVAAFRRVPNGKDPRANISTGGRSVPLEIGEAELGIVEAMGDKLVADGMFLVGIDVIGTQVVEINAESPGGFQSVERLYDFDIAETVIEALERRVSPGS from the coding sequence ATGAGGCTCGCATTTCTGGTCAACGATGTCGACATCGAGGTGGACGAATACGGGACCACCCGACTCGCCAGGGCCGCAGCACGGGCCGGGCACGAGACCTGGTACGTCGGCGTCGGGGACGTCGAGTTCGGCAGCAGCGACGGACTGTTCGCGGCCAGGGCTCGCGCCGCGAGGTGGACGAGCGACGACACCCTCGCGAGCTTCATGGAGGGCATCAAGGCGCGCGATGCCGAGCGGATCGTCATGGACGACCTGGATGCGATCTTCCTGCGCAACGAGTCGATCGACGACCTGCAGGAGCGCCCGTGGGCCAGCCCGATGGGCGTGGTGTTCGGGCAGATGCTCGCGGGCAGGGGCGTGACCGTGGTCAACGACCCGAACACGCTCCATCGAGCGACCAGCAAGCTCTACCTGGAGGAGTTCCCCGAGACGATCCGACCACGGTCGCTGGTGACGCGGGACCCGGAGGCGATCGAGCGATTCGTCGACGAAGTCGGACACTGCGTCGTCAAGCCGCTCTACGGGCAGAAGGGCCGCAACGTCTTCATGATCGAGGGCCCGGGCGAGACCAACCTCGCGCAGATGACGGAGGCGGTCCTGCAGGACGGCTACGCCATCATCCAGGAGTTCATCGACGGTGCCGAGGACGGCGATGCCCGGATCTTCCTGCTGGAGGGTCGGCTCCTCGAGCGCGACGGCAAGGTGGCCGCCTTCCGACGCGTACCCAACGGGAAGGACCCGCGCGCCAACATCAGCACAGGCGGTCGGTCGGTGCCCCTCGAGATCGGCGAGGCCGAGCTCGGCATCGTCGAGGCGATGGGCGACAAGCTCGTCGCCGACGGCATGTTCCTCGTGGGCATCGACGTGATCGGCACCCAGGTGGTGGAGATCAACGCGGAGAGTCCCGGCGGCTTCCAGAGCGTCGAGCGGCTCTACGACTTCGACATCGCCGAGACCGTCATCGAGGCCCTGGAACGCCGCGTGAGCCCGGGGTCCTGA
- a CDS encoding MmcQ/YjbR family DNA-binding protein codes for MARLEDVRRLGTELERSYEVYVRGRLKFRVGQLVYVAFSLDETVMGFAFPREERAALVGGQPHKFQMPTPADMRFNWVHADLAALEPSEAREFVVDAWRMVVPQKVSRAYDLANPNGPG; via the coding sequence ATGGCGCGACTCGAAGACGTACGTCGTCTGGGCACCGAGCTCGAGCGGTCGTACGAGGTGTATGTGCGCGGCAGGTTGAAGTTCCGCGTCGGACAGCTCGTCTACGTCGCGTTCTCCCTCGATGAGACGGTGATGGGCTTCGCGTTTCCACGGGAGGAGCGGGCAGCACTCGTCGGGGGCCAGCCGCACAAGTTCCAGATGCCGACCCCGGCCGACATGCGCTTCAACTGGGTGCACGCCGACCTCGCGGCGCTGGAGCCGAGCGAGGCGCGTGAGTTCGTCGTCGACGCCTGGCGCATGGTCGTCCCCCAGAAGGTCTCCCGCGCCTACGATCTTGCGAATCCCAACGGCCCAGGATGA
- a CDS encoding DUF2252 domain-containing protein produces the protein MADTPTTTTRAGEQATRDERPGSSAGVAATTLGRMSDRDRAARGKAARATTPLAAHAEFRRSDEVDPIALLLGQAEMRVPELVPIRHGRMLVSPFTFYRGAALVMAADLADTSTSGLETQLCGDAHLSNFGGYASPERRLVFDINDFDETFPGPFEWDVKRLAASFVVAGRDNGFTAKQSRTVTMAAVESYRTAIRTFATQPILTVWYAHLEIEDAIARFAASLTDRERKERKAAVKDARKALAKAHTRDSLQALDKLTTVIDGQRRIVGAPPLITRLDDMTGLDTDDVLQRLTTLIADYRDTLTADRRRLFDHFELVDVAHKVVGVGSVGTRAWVLLLQGGVEGEVLLLQAKQAQRSVLADFVPDLGAASPAAMDPADPPGHAHEGRRVVIGQRLMQASSDIFLGWLRATPTRQGEQDYYLRQLRDWKVSAEIEQLTPSSMETYARLCGWTLARAHARAGDRVAIAAYLGKSDRFDQAIGDFAETYADQNERDHAALATAVDSGRVQAQSGL, from the coding sequence ATGGCTGACACGCCGACCACAACGACGCGGGCTGGCGAGCAGGCAACCCGGGACGAACGTCCTGGCAGTTCCGCGGGCGTCGCGGCGACGACGCTTGGACGGATGTCCGATCGGGATCGTGCCGCCCGCGGCAAGGCAGCACGGGCGACGACACCGCTGGCGGCACACGCCGAATTCCGGCGGTCCGATGAGGTGGACCCGATCGCACTCCTCCTCGGGCAGGCTGAGATGCGCGTGCCAGAACTGGTGCCGATCCGGCATGGCCGGATGCTGGTTTCCCCGTTCACCTTCTACCGCGGCGCGGCGCTGGTCATGGCCGCGGATCTCGCCGACACGTCGACCTCCGGGCTCGAGACCCAGCTCTGCGGGGATGCGCATCTTTCGAACTTCGGCGGTTACGCGTCCCCCGAGCGGAGACTGGTGTTCGACATCAACGACTTCGACGAAACCTTCCCGGGACCGTTCGAGTGGGACGTCAAGCGGCTGGCGGCCAGCTTCGTCGTCGCCGGCCGCGACAACGGGTTCACCGCGAAGCAGTCGCGCACCGTGACGATGGCTGCGGTCGAGAGCTACCGGACCGCGATCCGCACCTTCGCGACCCAACCCATACTCACCGTCTGGTACGCGCACCTCGAGATCGAGGATGCGATAGCCCGGTTCGCCGCCTCGCTGACCGACCGGGAACGAAAGGAGCGCAAGGCGGCCGTGAAGGACGCCCGGAAGGCGCTGGCCAAGGCGCACACCCGCGACAGCCTGCAAGCGCTCGACAAGCTGACCACCGTGATCGACGGTCAGCGGCGGATCGTCGGCGCCCCACCGCTGATCACTCGGCTGGACGACATGACCGGCCTCGACACCGATGACGTGCTCCAGCGGCTCACCACGCTCATCGCCGACTATCGCGACACCCTGACCGCGGACCGCCGACGGCTGTTCGACCACTTCGAGCTCGTCGACGTCGCGCACAAGGTCGTCGGGGTCGGCAGCGTCGGCACCCGCGCTTGGGTGCTGCTCCTCCAGGGCGGCGTCGAAGGCGAAGTCCTCCTCCTGCAGGCCAAACAGGCGCAACGCTCGGTCCTGGCTGACTTCGTGCCCGACCTCGGCGCGGCATCCCCAGCAGCAATGGACCCCGCCGACCCGCCCGGCCACGCGCACGAAGGACGGCGGGTGGTGATCGGACAGCGGCTGATGCAGGCGAGCAGCGACATCTTCCTCGGCTGGCTGCGCGCCACGCCGACCCGTCAAGGCGAGCAGGACTACTACCTGCGGCAACTGCGGGACTGGAAGGTCTCGGCCGAGATCGAACAGCTCACACCGAGCAGCATGGAAACGTATGCCCGGCTGTGCGGGTGGACGCTCGCCCGGGCACACGCCCGGGCAGGGGACCGGGTCGCCATCGCGGCCTATCTCGGCAAGTCGGACAGGTTCGACCAGGCCATCGGCGACTTCGCCGAGACCTACGCGGACCAGAACGAACGCGACCACGCAGCGCTTGCCACGGCCGTCGATTCCGGACGAGTCCAAGCGCAGTCCGGGTTGTGA
- a CDS encoding helix-turn-helix domain-containing protein: MLRLHFGVDDLARTTFEMPSVIDDIAGSAQSVQQPHSRVRRQFQGARRPLPPAARPLLELAGAHGDVPGFLIPEATGTVEELLDLVMATPPAQVRADLEAATATSPRAAWASELATGRGRAMDLLGAALDAFHREVVAPMRPGFRRIVTAELGRLAWQAATLGMESVLNSMHPAIKWREGRLDVDLPVDADVHLEGRGLIISPSAAWSRPGFTFHWRDQLGLIYPVQADWAAPAAVADDPNLRLGTVLGATRAKVLIALAEGPAEGHTTSSLATNLGISLASASSHAAALRGVGLVTTRRAGRAVRHTLSDLGRRMVTAEPSAEPGYADLRLLGP, encoded by the coding sequence ATGCTTCGTCTTCACTTCGGGGTCGACGACCTTGCCCGGACGACGTTCGAGATGCCGTCGGTGATCGACGACATCGCCGGCAGCGCGCAGTCCGTGCAGCAACCTCACAGCCGGGTGCGCAGGCAATTCCAGGGTGCCAGGAGGCCGCTGCCCCCTGCGGCCCGGCCGCTGCTTGAACTGGCCGGTGCCCACGGTGATGTGCCCGGCTTCCTCATCCCGGAGGCCACCGGCACGGTCGAGGAGCTGTTGGACCTGGTGATGGCCACCCCTCCAGCGCAGGTTCGGGCTGACTTGGAAGCCGCGACGGCAACGTCGCCGCGAGCTGCCTGGGCGAGCGAACTCGCCACAGGGAGAGGGCGCGCGATGGATCTGCTCGGCGCGGCGTTGGACGCCTTCCACCGGGAAGTAGTGGCACCGATGCGGCCCGGGTTCCGCAGGATCGTCACCGCCGAGCTCGGCCGCCTGGCCTGGCAGGCAGCCACACTCGGGATGGAGTCGGTCCTGAACAGCATGCATCCCGCCATCAAGTGGCGCGAAGGGCGACTCGATGTCGATCTCCCGGTCGACGCCGACGTTCACCTGGAAGGGCGCGGCCTGATCATCAGCCCGTCCGCCGCCTGGTCCCGTCCGGGGTTCACGTTCCACTGGCGCGACCAGCTGGGCCTGATCTACCCGGTCCAGGCCGACTGGGCAGCACCGGCTGCGGTCGCTGACGACCCGAATCTCCGACTGGGCACCGTGCTCGGGGCGACCCGGGCGAAGGTGCTCATTGCTCTCGCCGAGGGGCCGGCCGAGGGGCACACCACGAGTAGCCTGGCGACCAACCTCGGCATCAGCCTGGCATCGGCCTCCTCCCATGCGGCGGCACTGCGCGGCGTGGGCCTCGTCACCACCAGGCGCGCCGGGCGGGCGGTGCGGCACACCCTCTCAGACCTGGGCCGCAGGATGGTCACCGCCGAGCCGAGCGCCGAACCCGGCTATGCCGACCTGCGCCTGCTCGGCCCATGA
- a CDS encoding M23 family metallopeptidase translates to MSASNGTRGWRTGRQGRWTALVAVSVLSACTGEPADVDSAEPVGPTTDSAPAVDWSEQTDEMSPLVIEAVAPEPIPVLGSDENIHVAYELTVLNFAPRPAVITSVETLAPDGSVVATLSQDEAAARTMIVADYSPPQSAQAGEPATVQIPSGKTALLALDNAYANREDVPESVTHEIAASFGPAESGAGGIAELWPDEVSQTGGTVAISTEQPVSIGAPLRGQGWLVGNGCCTLNGHRNVLLPVGGQINGGERFAIDVSRIDVESTRENGYSAGVEVDGDPSDNESYLAYGAPVLAVADATVVTVHSTDSDTTPGSLPIGPGFTLANLGGNAIALELAPDLFAVYYHLAPGSPTVQVGDTVTKGQEIARLGNSGNSSAAHLHFQVSRTPLIFSSESVPYVIDDFTVVGSIDPDSGELIDEPPPGPREDTLPLALTIVDFP, encoded by the coding sequence ATGTCGGCGTCGAACGGGACGCGGGGATGGCGAACGGGCCGGCAGGGTCGTTGGACCGCGCTGGTCGCGGTGAGTGTCCTGAGCGCATGCACCGGTGAGCCCGCAGACGTCGATTCGGCGGAACCCGTCGGTCCCACCACCGACTCGGCGCCCGCCGTCGATTGGAGCGAGCAGACCGACGAGATGAGCCCGCTCGTGATCGAGGCGGTCGCTCCTGAGCCGATACCCGTACTCGGATCCGACGAGAATATCCACGTCGCCTACGAACTGACGGTGCTCAACTTCGCTCCGCGGCCCGCCGTCATCACGTCCGTCGAGACCCTCGCGCCGGACGGCAGCGTGGTGGCGACCTTGTCGCAGGACGAGGCCGCCGCGCGAACGATGATCGTCGCCGACTACAGCCCCCCGCAATCCGCGCAGGCCGGAGAACCGGCCACGGTGCAGATTCCCTCGGGCAAGACCGCCCTGTTGGCGCTCGACAACGCCTATGCGAACCGCGAGGACGTCCCTGAGTCGGTGACGCACGAGATCGCTGCCTCGTTCGGTCCCGCAGAGTCGGGAGCGGGCGGTATCGCTGAGCTCTGGCCCGACGAGGTCTCGCAGACCGGCGGAACGGTGGCTATCTCAACCGAGCAACCGGTTTCGATCGGCGCTCCGCTTCGCGGGCAGGGATGGCTCGTCGGGAACGGGTGCTGCACCCTCAACGGGCATCGCAACGTCCTCCTCCCGGTGGGCGGGCAGATCAACGGTGGCGAGCGATTCGCGATCGACGTGAGCCGAATCGACGTGGAGTCGACCCGCGAGAACGGTTACAGCGCCGGTGTGGAGGTCGATGGTGACCCGTCCGACAACGAGAGCTATCTGGCGTATGGGGCGCCTGTCCTCGCGGTCGCGGACGCCACCGTGGTCACGGTGCACAGCACCGACTCCGACACCACACCGGGCTCGCTGCCCATCGGCCCGGGCTTCACGCTTGCCAACCTCGGCGGCAACGCCATCGCACTGGAACTGGCCCCCGACCTCTTCGCCGTCTATTATCATCTGGCACCCGGGTCGCCGACGGTTCAGGTCGGAGACACCGTGACCAAAGGTCAAGAGATCGCCCGGCTGGGGAACTCCGGCAACTCTTCCGCCGCTCATCTGCATTTTCAGGTGAGTCGCACACCCCTGATCTTCTCGTCCGAGAGCGTGCCCTATGTCATCGATGACTTCACGGTGGTGGGATCCATCGACCCCGATTCGGGTGAGCTGATCGATGAGCCGCCCCCCGGACCACGAGAGGACACGCTGCCGCTTGCCCTGACCATCGTCGACTTCCCCTGA
- a CDS encoding alpha/beta fold hydrolase, with protein sequence MALTTGGCTAGTVDGTGTAPPSPRPEADFTGTVDIGGREMYLECTGQGAPTVILVSGGGIAGDVWDSPLGERPTVQPTIGEETRVCSYDRPGTTRAQAEGGVSRSDPVPQPVTPRDSVADLHALLEASGQAPPYVLAAHSYGGLVARYYANQYPDDVAGMVLVDSFSPELREAMPEAWSAWLAWNAASPEIVADYPDYEQVAFDEALDQVAAARELQPMPLVVLTADEPYPAPTKPGLPADLNTVTREAQDVSQRLVAELVPGALHVTETHSGHDIMLENPVLVSDSILAVVDAVRAGRTAMN encoded by the coding sequence GTGGCCCTGACGACCGGCGGATGCACGGCTGGAACGGTCGACGGCACCGGAACCGCCCCTCCCTCCCCGCGCCCCGAGGCCGACTTCACGGGGACCGTCGACATCGGCGGCCGCGAGATGTACCTCGAATGCACGGGGCAGGGCGCGCCCACCGTGATCCTTGTTTCGGGTGGGGGCATCGCCGGCGACGTGTGGGACAGCCCGCTCGGCGAGCGGCCGACCGTGCAGCCGACGATCGGCGAGGAGACGAGGGTGTGCTCGTACGATCGTCCGGGCACCACGAGAGCGCAGGCCGAAGGAGGAGTGAGTCGCAGCGATCCCGTCCCCCAGCCGGTCACTCCGCGCGACTCGGTCGCCGACCTGCATGCGCTGCTCGAGGCATCCGGCCAGGCGCCGCCGTATGTTCTCGCTGCCCATTCGTACGGAGGCCTTGTTGCGCGCTACTACGCCAACCAGTACCCCGACGACGTCGCGGGGATGGTGCTGGTGGACAGCTTCTCGCCTGAGCTCCGGGAGGCGATGCCCGAGGCGTGGTCCGCATGGCTCGCTTGGAACGCGGCGTCTCCGGAGATCGTCGCCGACTACCCCGACTACGAGCAGGTCGCCTTCGACGAGGCCCTCGACCAGGTGGCGGCCGCTCGCGAGCTGCAGCCGATGCCGCTCGTGGTGCTCACCGCAGACGAGCCATACCCGGCACCTACGAAGCCCGGCCTCCCGGCCGACCTCAACACCGTGACCAGGGAGGCGCAGGACGTGTCCCAGCGCCTGGTCGCCGAGTTGGTGCCCGGGGCGCTGCACGTCACCGAGACCCACAGCGGCCACGACATCATGCTCGAGAATCCCGTACTCGTCTCGGACTCGATCCTCGCGGTGGTCGACGCGGTCCGCGCTGGTCGCACCGCCATGAACTGA